From Pristis pectinata isolate sPriPec2 unplaced genomic scaffold, sPriPec2.1.pri scaffold_131_arrow_ctg1, whole genome shotgun sequence, the proteins below share one genomic window:
- the LOC127567138 gene encoding collagen alpha-1(X) chain-like: MCRDPQEMVAMDFWVKTVLLILSASMSTDAIYKSHQKGSAHDKNNTDHHQGWQDLLARITELEHHVEHDTHDDHHAVLFAASRGPDNNAPETGIPIVFDRVLLNREGAYDPDNGIFTCPDAGTYFFSFSFLPGLEAGETTVALVKNGDVHERLYSLLPADATQLSERSCLLHLEEGDQVWVTLEKGSVLIHQASLSFQGYRISK; the protein is encoded by the exons ATGTGCAGAGATCCACAAGAAATGGTCGCAATGGATTTCTGGGTCAAG ACTGTTCTGTTGATCCTCAGCGCCTCGATGTCCACCGATGCTATCTATAAATCACACCAGAAGGGCTCTGCCCACGATAAGAACAACACAGATCATCATCAG GGCTGGCAGGACCTGTTGGCCCGTATCACTGAGCTGGAACATCACGTTGAGCATG ACACCCACGATGACCATCATGCCGTCCTCTTCGCCGCCTCTCGTGGGCCTGACAACAACGCGCCCGAGACAGGGATCCCCATCGTCTTCGACCGGGTGCTGCTGAACCGCGAGGGAGCCTACGACCCTGACAACGGGATCTTCACCTGCCCCGACGCCGGCACTTACTTCTTCAGCTTCTCCTTCCTGCCCGGGCTTGAGGCGGGCGAGACCACCGTGGCCCTGGTGAAGAACGGAGATGTCCACGAGCGCCTCTATAGCCTCCTCCCGGCCGACGCCACCCAGTTGTCTGAGCGCAGCTGCCTCTTACACCTGGAGGAGGGAGATCAGGTGTGGGTGACCCTGGAGAAAGGCTCCGTGTTGATACATCAGGCCTCCTTGTCGTTCCAGGGCTACCGCATCTCCAAATAA